The Polyangium mundeleinium genome contains the following window.
CGGAGGTGGATCGACGTGCTCCGGCGCGCGGCCGAGCCCGCGAGCGCGCCCGAGACGCCTGCGGACGTCGACACGGCGCTCTGGTCGGCGCACGGCGAAGCGCAACGCGCCGTGACCGAGGCGGCCGAGGGCGCGCCGCGCCTGATGGAAGCTGTCACGCGGCAACGCGCCTCGATCGAGGGCGTCTCCGAGCGCGCCGGCGCGATGGCCGCGCACGCCGATGGCCTCACGCTCGCGGCCACGCGTGTCGCCGATCTGTTCGAGCGCCTCAGCGTGATCGCGCTGAACGCGGGCCTCGAAGGCGCGCGCACGCCGGAGCCCCAAGGCAAGGCGCTGCTCCTGGTCTCCGAGGAGATCCGCACGCACGCCGCGCGCGGGGCCGAGGCCACGCGTGATCTCGTCGCGGTCGTCGAGGAGATGGCCGCCGAGACGAGCCTGCTCCGCGGCGAGCTCACAAACGTCCTCATGGCCGCCGACGAGACGGGCGGATCCGCGCGCACGCTCGGCGACGCCGCTGTCCGCGCGGGCCTCGCGCTCGGCGACGTCGAGAAGCACCTGCGCCGCGCCACGGGCATCGATCCCGAGGTCGCGCGGGCCGTCGCGCTCGCGGCCGAGCATGCGCGTGGCCTCCTCTCGGCGCTCTCCACGCTCCGCGCCACCACCCCTGCGCGCCCGCTCCTGCTCGGCGCGCTCCGCCCTGTGCTCGCGCCTCTCTCGCGCTTGCTCGGCGAACTCGGGGACGAAGGTCGTGCAGGGGAAGCCTCGCCCGGATCGCCGCAGGGCGACGACGGTGGGGCTTCGCCGTGACGGCGGATCGCGAGATCACCCGCCTCCTCCTCGAAGAGATCCAGCGCCACGCCCCTGCGCTCGACGGCGACGCGCTCGACGACGCCCCGCGCCGCGCGATCCACGCGCTGAAAGGATCGGCCGGCCTCGCGGGCGAGCGCGCGCTCTTCGACTCCCTCGCGCGGCTCGAACGACGCCTCGTCGACGGCGACGCCACTGCCCTCGTCGACGCGCGTGCGGTCCTCTCCATCGCGGGCGACGCCCTCGCTGCGGGCCGCCCCATCCCGGCGCCTGCATGGCCCGAGCCTCCGTGGGATCTCCGCGGACGCCCGGCGCCGCCCGAAAAACGCGCGCGTTATGCGGCGGAAATGAGCGATCGCCTCGCGCGGGTCGACGAGCTCCTCGCGGGTGAGCTCCCCGAGCCGCACGCCATCGCCGGCATCTTCCGCGAGGTGCACGCCATGAAGGCCGCCGCGCTCGCGGCCGGCGACGACGCCACCGCGTGGTTTTGCCATGGCCTCGAAGATCGCGCGCGCGACGCGAGCCGCAGCGACGTCGAGGCGCGCCGGGCCATCGGCGAAATCGCGCGCTGGCGGGGCCTGCTCGGCGAGCTCGTCGCCGCGCCCGATCGTGCGGTCGAAGTCCTCCGCCGCCTCGCGTACGGCGCTCGTTCGAGCTCGCAGCCCCCGCCCTCCTACAGCACGCCCGATCAGCCTCCGCACAGCACCCCCGAGCCCTCGCTCGATCCTCGCGCCGCGCGCCTCTCCGGCGACACCCTCCGCGTCTCCACCGCCGCTCTCGATCGCCTCCTCGATCGTGTCCGCTCCCTCGAACGCGCCGAATCCGCCATCGCCGCGGCCGGCCGTGAGCTCGGCGTCCTTGCCACCCGCGCGCGTCGCGTCCGCAGCTCCCTCGCCGAGACCCGCGGCCCGCACGACGCCCTCCCTCGCCGCGCGAAACGCCTCCGCAAGGCCACCGCTGCCGTCGCGGCTCTCTCCGACGCCCTCGACGCCGAGGCTGCCACGCTCCTCGGCATCGCCGAGCGCTCGCGCTTCGAGGCGGCCTCCGCGCACGCCGACATCGCGCTCATGCGCACCACCACCGTCGCGACCCTCTTCGATCGTGTCGTCTCCGCGGCGATCGCGCAGGCCCGCAGGCTCGGCCGTGACGTCCGTGTCCTCGCGCGCGGCGGCGAAACCCTCATCGATCGCCGTGTCGCCGAGGGCCTCTTCGACCCGCTCCTCCAGCTCGTCCAGAACGCCATCGTCCACGGCATCGAGCCCGAGATCACGCGCGCGCATCACGGCAAACCTCCCGCCGGCCGCGTCGAGATCTCCGCCGAGCAGCGCGGCGCCGCGCTCCGCATCGTCGTGCGGGATGACGGCGCCGGCGTCGACATCGAGCGCGTGCGTTCACGTGCCGTCTCGCGTGGCGCCATCGCCTCGGCGCGTGCTGTCACGGCCGATCACAAAGCGCTCCTCGGCCTCCTCTTCGTCCCGGGCTTCACCTTGCGCGAGAACGTCGACCTCCTCGCGGGCCGTGGCCTCGGCCTTGGCCTCGTGCGTGAGTCCGTGCGCCGCCTCGGCGGCACCGTGCGCCTCGCGAGCCGACCTTCCGAAGGCCTCACGGCCACCCTCGACGTCCCGCTCGAGCGCGGCCTCGTGCGTGTCCTGTGGGTCCGCGCGGGCGAGGACGTCTATGCGATCCCGGCGCGCCTCGTTCGACGCATCGCCTTTGGCGCCGACCTCCCGAACATGCTCGCGTTTCCGCTCGCGGCTTGCGTGCGTGGGCTCGGCGCGCTCGAGACCGGCGAGGCGCTTGGCCCCGACGATGGACCTTCGTACCTCCTCGAGCTCGATCCGGGCCGCGAGGACGAGCCTTCCTTCTTCGTCTCGGTCACGTCCGTCGGCGAGATCGAGGAGGCCTCGTTGCATGCGGCTCCGCCGCTCGTCGCGCTCGCGGGCCCGTACAACGGCGCGATCGTGCGAGGCGACACCGTGCGCTTGTGCCTCGACGTCCACGCGCTGGCGGAGCTCGTGTACCTGGTGCAGGGACGGCGCGCGCCCTGACGCGCTCTTCGTTCCTGCTTCCTGTTCGTGGCTGGCGGAGAGAGAGGGATTCGAACCCTCGGATCAGTTTCCCGATCGCACGCTTAGCAAGCGTGTGCCTTAAGCCACTCGGCCATCTCTCCAGCCTCCAGACGACGAGCCCATCGGCCGTGACCGTTTGGTCGTACGGCCTTGGACGCGCGCCCAAAGCGCCACCGAGGTAGCACGGCTCTTCCTCCCGAGCCAACCCCAAACGGGAAGGCCGGCGCGTTTCCCGGTGCTTTTTGTCTCGACGGGGGGCTTCGCGTCAGCGCGTGGCCCTCGGCGCCCGGCCGCGGAGGATCAACGCGAGGAGCGCCTTGACGTCGCGGTGCGCCTCGATCGGGTGCCGCAGCGGCTTGTCCGGATGCACCTCGTACAGGTTCCGCCGCCCCACCCGCTCTCGTGTCACGAACCCCTCCCCTTCCAGGTCCGTCACGATCCGCTGCACTGCGCGCTCCGTGATCCCCACCCGCTCGGCCACGTCGCGCAGCCGCACCTCCGGATCCTCGGCCAGACAGAACAGCACGTGCGCGTGGTTCGTCAGGAACGTCCACCCCGCCGCTTCTTCGGGCGGGGCCGCGCGACGCCTCGACGGCGCACGGGCCGCGCTCCCCGACACGCGACGTTCGTTTCGTGATTTCTTGATCATGCACGACCGGCGCTCGCCATCGGGCGCGGCGCCCCCCGCAAGCGGAATGGTAAGTCATGAATCGGGACGACGCCCATCACCTCCGCTTGCTACGCGTGCCCTCTCGCCTCCGCATGTCCCCTTCCCTACGGAGTCGTCGAAAAGACTTCCGTTCCGCGACGCGCCCGGGCTCTACTCGAACCCGGGCCGCCTGGGAGGTGCCGCATGGCCGATCGCAAGGACATGCCTCATGTGGTGATCGTTGGTGGTGGATTCGGCGGGCTCAACGCCGCCATGTCGCTCGCGGGCGCGCCCGTCCGCGTCACGCTCGTCGACCGGACCAACCACCACCTCTTCCAGCCCTTGCTCTACCAGGTCGCGACCGCGGGCCTCTCCCCGGCCGACATCGCGGTCCCCATCCGCTCGGTCTTCTCGCGCCAGCGGAACGTCCGCGTCCTCCTCGCCGAGGCGAACGGCGTCGACCTCCCGGGCAAGCGCCTTTTGCTCGACAAGGGCGAGCTCCGCTACGATTACCTCGTCCTCGCCGTCGGCGCGACGCACAACTTCTTTGGCCACGACGAGTGGGGCACGCACGCGCTCGGCCTGAAGACGCTCGACGAGGCGCTCCGCATTCGCGAGCGAATGCTCCTCGCGTTCGAGGGCGCCGAACGCACGACCGACCCCGAGGCACGCAAGCGCCTGCTCACCTTCGTCGTCATTGGCGGCGGCCCCACGGGCGTCGAAATGGCCGGCGCCTTCTCCGAGCTCGCCACACACGTCCTCTCCAAGGACTTTCGCGCCATCGACCCCTCCCAGGCGCGCGTCGTCCTCGTCGAGGCCGGCCCGCGTATCCTCGCGGCGTTCCCCGAGGACCTCGGAAAGCGCGCCGAAGCCCAGCTCGCCTCCCTCGGCGTCACCGTCGAAAAAGGCCGGCCCGTCGCGCGCATCGACGACGATGGCATTGCGTTCGGGGATGGCGAGCGTATCGACGCCGCCACCGTCGTCTGGGCTGCGGGCGTCCGCGGCACCAAGCTCTCGCGTGCGCTCGGCGTCGAGCTCGACCGCGGCGGCCGGGTCAAGGTCTCCTCGGATTGCTCCCTCCCGGACCACCCCGAGGTCTTCGCGATCGGCGACATGGCTGCTTGCCGCGACAAACACGGCGTCGACGTCCCCGGCCTCTGCCCTGCGGCCATTCAGCAGGGAAAATACGTCGCGCGCACCATTCGCGCCGAGGTCCGGGGAAAACCGCGCGAGCCTTTTGTGTACCTCGACAAGGGCACGATGGCCACCGTGGGCCGCAAGCGCGCCATTGCGATGATGGGAAAGCTGGAGCTCGCGGGCTTCCTCGCCTGGCTCGCGTGGATGGCCGTCCACGTCTTCTTCCTGATCGGCTTCAAGAACCGCTTCCTCGTCATGTTCAACTGGATCTGGCAATACTTCACGTGGAAGCGCGGCGCGCGGCTCATCACCACGCATACCGGCGTCGAGCCGCAGCTCCTGCTCGCCGCCGCGCCCGACGGGCCCGTGCCTTCTTTGCGCGCGGCCGACGCTGCCTCGAAGCCGGCGTCGACGCGCTGACGGCACGTCCTGGGCGTCTGCGACGCGCGGAAACGACGCACCCCTCCCCTCTCTTCGTGCCCCCTCCAGGTCTCCAGGTCTCCTCACCACCTGGATATTCGCCGCAATGACGCAGCCGTGATGATCGCGGAATCGGCTTGATAGCCGAGCCTCCACGGCTAGATTGTAACGGTATGAATTGACGCGGGGTCTGGCGGACCGGTGCGTCGCGGACGCGCGTGCGCCGCGAATCCGCGCACGACGAGGCCGCGCCTCATCGATCGAACCGAGCCGCGCGAGCCTCCGCGTCCCTTATGGCACGTGCATGGGGGGACGTGCCGTCATGCACGGCGCGCCACCGTCACGCTCTTGGCAATCGTCTTCACGGAAGCGAGGTACAATTTCCATGAATCCAAGGAATGGCTTCCATTACGCGACGGGATTCTTCACCGCGATGATCCTGGCCGGCTGCATGGATTTCGGCGGCCACGGCGAGGACCTGGAGTCGTCCCAGGACAACCTGGTCGCGCCGCCGGTGACCTGCCCGGATCGCGACTTCGATGGAATCTGCGACAACGTCGACAACTGCCCCGACGACGAAAATCCGGACCAGCAAGACACCGACGGCAACGGCCTCGGCGACGTCTGCGATTGTCCGGACATCGACGGCGATTTCATCTGCAACTTCGCGGACAACTGCCCTGCTTGGAAAAACCCCGACCAGAAGGACACCGACGGCGACGGCATCGGCGACGCCTGCGATTCGGCCTGCCCCGACATCGATGGCGATAAAATCTGCAACGACGTCGACAACTGCCCGGAGTGGGGAAATCCCTTCCAGGAGGACACCGACGGCGACGGCATCGGCGACGCCTGCGAATGCCCCGACGCCGACAAGGACACGATCTGCGACCCCGACGACAACTGCCCGCACCACCCGAACCTGGGCCAGGAAGACGTGGACCTCGACGGCCTCGGCGACGTGTGTGACGCCTGCGTCGACGGGGACGGCGATCTCATCTGCGATATCGATGATATTTGCCCCGCCGTCCCGAACCCCGACCAGCTCGACACCGATGGCGACGGCATCGGCGACGTTTGCGAAGAGCTCCCGCCTCCGCCGCCCCCGCCTCCTTGCTCGGACGTGGACGCCGATCTCGTTTGCGACATCGACGACAATTGCCTCGACGTCCCGAACCCCGATCAGTTCGACGGCGATCTCGACGGCTTCGGCGACGCCTGCGAACCGCCCCTGCCCCCGCCTCCGCCGCCCCCG
Protein-coding sequences here:
- a CDS encoding ATP-binding protein; translated protein: MTADREITRLLLEEIQRHAPALDGDALDDAPRRAIHALKGSAGLAGERALFDSLARLERRLVDGDATALVDARAVLSIAGDALAAGRPIPAPAWPEPPWDLRGRPAPPEKRARYAAEMSDRLARVDELLAGELPEPHAIAGIFREVHAMKAAALAAGDDATAWFCHGLEDRARDASRSDVEARRAIGEIARWRGLLGELVAAPDRAVEVLRRLAYGARSSSQPPPSYSTPDQPPHSTPEPSLDPRAARLSGDTLRVSTAALDRLLDRVRSLERAESAIAAAGRELGVLATRARRVRSSLAETRGPHDALPRRAKRLRKATAAVAALSDALDAEAATLLGIAERSRFEAASAHADIALMRTTTVATLFDRVVSAAIAQARRLGRDVRVLARGGETLIDRRVAEGLFDPLLQLVQNAIVHGIEPEITRAHHGKPPAGRVEISAEQRGAALRIVVRDDGAGVDIERVRSRAVSRGAIASARAVTADHKALLGLLFVPGFTLRENVDLLAGRGLGLGLVRESVRRLGGTVRLASRPSEGLTATLDVPLERGLVRVLWVRAGEDVYAIPARLVRRIAFGADLPNMLAFPLAACVRGLGALETGEALGPDDGPSYLLELDPGREDEPSFFVSVTSVGEIEEASLHAAPPLVALAGPYNGAIVRGDTVRLCLDVHALAELVYLVQGRRAP
- a CDS encoding helix-turn-helix transcriptional regulator yields the protein MSGSAARAPSRRRAAPPEEAAGWTFLTNHAHVLFCLAEDPEVRLRDVAERVGITERAVQRIVTDLEGEGFVTRERVGRRNLYEVHPDKPLRHPIEAHRDVKALLALILRGRAPRATR
- a CDS encoding NAD(P)/FAD-dependent oxidoreductase is translated as MADRKDMPHVVIVGGGFGGLNAAMSLAGAPVRVTLVDRTNHHLFQPLLYQVATAGLSPADIAVPIRSVFSRQRNVRVLLAEANGVDLPGKRLLLDKGELRYDYLVLAVGATHNFFGHDEWGTHALGLKTLDEALRIRERMLLAFEGAERTTDPEARKRLLTFVVIGGGPTGVEMAGAFSELATHVLSKDFRAIDPSQARVVLVEAGPRILAAFPEDLGKRAEAQLASLGVTVEKGRPVARIDDDGIAFGDGERIDAATVVWAAGVRGTKLSRALGVELDRGGRVKVSSDCSLPDHPEVFAIGDMAACRDKHGVDVPGLCPAAIQQGKYVARTIRAEVRGKPREPFVYLDKGTMATVGRKRAIAMMGKLELAGFLAWLAWMAVHVFFLIGFKNRFLVMFNWIWQYFTWKRGARLITTHTGVEPQLLLAAAPDGPVPSLRAADAASKPASTR
- a CDS encoding thrombospondin type 3 repeat-containing protein; this translates as MNPRNGFHYATGFFTAMILAGCMDFGGHGEDLESSQDNLVAPPVTCPDRDFDGICDNVDNCPDDENPDQQDTDGNGLGDVCDCPDIDGDFICNFADNCPAWKNPDQKDTDGDGIGDACDSACPDIDGDKICNDVDNCPEWGNPFQEDTDGDGIGDACECPDADKDTICDPDDNCPHHPNLGQEDVDLDGLGDVCDACVDGDGDLICDIDDICPAVPNPDQLDTDGDGIGDVCEELPPPPPPPPCSDVDADLVCDIDDNCLDVPNPDQFDGDLDGFGDACEPPLPPPPPPPPPCSDVDADLVCDIDDNCLDVPNPDQLDGDLDGFGDACDCIDKDRDFICDVDDFCPFTVIPELTVPAVLLWYNRYALVDNDPVFDSGGLKGQPAPRLYTLEDTRGCSCEQIVAALNLGQGVLDHGCSISTMEYWISVMHP